One part of the Thiothrix nivea DSM 5205 genome encodes these proteins:
- a CDS encoding Bax inhibitor-1/YccA family protein has translation MAHLDIHSGVVVANASESERAGFIRRTYLHLGGAILAFVGVETLLIQSGIAESFTHLLSGSMWMWLVVMGLFMAVSYVANNWAHSAISKEMQYAGLGLFVVAEAVVFMPLIYIALARAPDVLSHAGLLTLMLVGGLTFTAFTTRKNFSFLGPALSIGGWIALGVIATSILFGFTLGALFSGIMIIFAAASVLYTTSNIIHEYNSGQHVAASLALFSSVGLMFWYIVQFLMSLTGQE, from the coding sequence ATGGCGCATTTGGACATCCATTCTGGCGTAGTGGTCGCCAATGCAAGCGAAAGCGAACGCGCGGGCTTCATCCGCCGCACCTATCTGCACCTGGGCGGTGCCATCCTGGCATTTGTCGGGGTCGAAACCCTGCTGATCCAGTCCGGCATCGCCGAATCCTTCACGCACCTGCTGAGTGGCAGCATGTGGATGTGGCTAGTGGTAATGGGGTTGTTTATGGCGGTTTCCTACGTCGCCAATAACTGGGCACATTCCGCCATCTCCAAAGAAATGCAGTACGCCGGGCTGGGTCTGTTCGTGGTGGCGGAAGCCGTTGTCTTCATGCCGCTGATTTACATCGCCCTCGCCAGAGCGCCTGATGTGCTGAGCCATGCCGGCTTGCTGACGCTGATGCTGGTCGGCGGCCTCACCTTCACCGCTTTCACCACCCGCAAGAACTTCTCGTTCCTGGGGCCGGCCCTCAGTATCGGCGGCTGGATTGCGCTGGGTGTCATTGCCACCAGCATCCTGTTTGGTTTCACCCTCGGCGCGCTATTCTCCGGCATCATGATTATATTTGCCGCTGCATCGGTGCTGTACACCACCTCCAACATCATCCATGAATACAATAGCGGGCAACACGTGGCCGCTTCGCTGGCGCTGTTCTCCAGCGTCGGTTTGATGTTCTGGTATATTGTCCAGTTCCTGATGAGCCTGACAGGCCAAGAATAA
- a CDS encoding SPOR domain-containing protein — protein MTKDFKKQAVSESVFGQYGMGWMAGGIAIGLLVGAGMYALAHKEDAPTTTALQPSADMSIAAADAGSGIQPAQPGETSQMDTPATADEATTDEIPGFSYHAVLPQLEIDIPASVQAEQQAAAKQASSKADKKAENQPAPAVPTGFNGFQIGSYKTADQASDIQKRLKRSGLTTRVEQASVNGTVWFRVRLGPASSPDMMQKWQQTLSGMGISPMAVRM, from the coding sequence ATGACCAAAGATTTCAAAAAACAGGCGGTATCCGAAAGCGTTTTTGGACAATACGGCATGGGCTGGATGGCAGGCGGCATAGCCATCGGCCTGCTGGTTGGCGCAGGCATGTATGCCCTTGCCCATAAAGAAGATGCGCCCACCACAACCGCATTACAACCCAGCGCCGATATGAGTATCGCCGCCGCTGACGCGGGTTCCGGGATACAACCTGCCCAGCCTGGTGAAACCAGCCAGATGGACACACCTGCCACTGCTGACGAAGCAACCACAGATGAAATCCCCGGTTTCAGCTACCATGCCGTGCTGCCGCAGCTGGAAATTGACATTCCCGCGTCCGTGCAGGCCGAACAACAGGCTGCCGCCAAACAGGCCAGCAGCAAGGCGGATAAAAAAGCGGAAAACCAGCCTGCCCCGGCAGTTCCGACCGGCTTCAACGGCTTCCAGATCGGCTCCTACAAAACCGCTGATCAAGCCAGCGACATACAAAAACGCCTGAAACGCAGCGGCCTCACTACCCGCGTGGAACAAGCCAGCGTGAATGGCACTGTCTGGTTCCGGGTACGCCTTGGCCCCGCCAGTTCGCCTGACATGATGCAGAAATGGCAACAAACCCTGTCTGGAATGGGAATTAGCCCGATGGCCGTGCGTATGTAA
- a CDS encoding response regulator: MSDSQNNVPKRDLTGLKVVVVDDSKTILRTAEVLLSEEGCWVVTAGDGFESLAKIASFKPDVIFVDIMMPRLDGYQTCALIKANRQYRDTPVILLSSKDSIFDMARGRLAGSDKYLTKPFTKEDLLTAIHTHVVIPEVSAKPSKDAPIKQALPPIDLVDD; this comes from the coding sequence ATGTCCGATTCCCAGAACAATGTGCCCAAACGCGACCTGACCGGCCTGAAAGTCGTGGTGGTGGATGACAGCAAGACTATCCTGCGTACTGCTGAGGTTTTGCTCAGTGAGGAAGGTTGTTGGGTCGTGACCGCAGGTGATGGTTTTGAGTCATTGGCAAAAATCGCCTCTTTCAAGCCGGATGTCATTTTCGTCGACATCATGATGCCACGGCTGGATGGTTACCAGACCTGCGCCCTGATCAAGGCCAACCGGCAATACCGGGATACCCCGGTCATTCTGCTGTCCAGTAAGGACAGCATTTTCGACATGGCGCGGGGGCGTCTGGCCGGTTCCGACAAATACCTTACCAAACCATTCACCAAGGAAGATTTGCTGACGGCTATCCATACGCACGTCGTGATTCCGGAAGTCAGCGCCAAGCCAAGCAAAGATGCCCCGATCAAGCAGGCTCTCCCTCCGATCGACCTTGTGGATGACTGA
- a CDS encoding response regulator produces the protein MAEPHVLIIDDSLAETRIFTVLLEKKGYKVSVACNGQEGIEVAKARQPDVILMDVVMPLLNGFQATRELTRAPETAHIPIVVCSSKSTETDRVWALRQGAKAYLVKPVDSRVLLSTIEQFVPGARR, from the coding sequence ATGGCAGAGCCGCACGTGCTGATTATTGACGATTCCCTGGCGGAGACCCGCATTTTTACTGTCCTGCTGGAAAAGAAAGGCTACAAAGTCAGTGTTGCCTGTAACGGTCAGGAAGGGATAGAGGTCGCCAAGGCGCGTCAACCAGACGTGATCCTGATGGATGTGGTCATGCCGTTGCTGAATGGTTTTCAGGCTACCCGCGAATTGACGCGCGCACCCGAGACGGCGCATATCCCAATTGTTGTGTGCAGTTCCAAGTCAACGGAAACTGACCGGGTGTGGGCGTTGCGCCAAGGAGCCAAAGCCTATTTGGTCAAGCCGGTGGATTCCAGGGTGCTGCTCAGCACGATTGAGCAGTTTGTGCCCGGGGCGCGTCGGTAA
- a CDS encoding chemotaxis protein CheW, which produces MKHSYEPAIKSLIVRLHKGNLVLPLNLMAELVTGSELAPSMHPGVEGWLHWRNRQIPVVSLESLCMAEEAGESDEGKCLILHTVSALPGLPFIALRVQGGLNTLEILPDTLRDDHSGNVQRCPYVARQVRASHLLCFIPDLPAIEAAVAEVLQLTAEQREPLLSE; this is translated from the coding sequence ATGAAACACAGCTACGAACCGGCCATCAAGAGCCTGATTGTGCGTTTGCATAAGGGTAATCTGGTGTTGCCCCTCAACTTGATGGCGGAACTGGTGACAGGCAGCGAGCTGGCCCCATCCATGCATCCGGGGGTGGAGGGTTGGCTGCACTGGCGTAACCGGCAGATTCCGGTGGTGTCGCTGGAGTCCCTGTGCATGGCGGAGGAGGCGGGGGAGTCGGATGAGGGCAAGTGCCTGATCCTGCATACGGTGTCAGCCTTGCCGGGTCTGCCTTTCATCGCCTTGCGGGTACAGGGTGGGCTGAATACGCTGGAAATCCTGCCTGATACCTTGCGTGATGACCACAGTGGCAATGTGCAACGCTGCCCTTACGTAGCGAGGCAAGTGAGGGCTTCGCATCTGCTGTGCTTTATTCCGGATTTGCCCGCGATTGAGGCGGCGGTGGCGGAAGTGCTGCAACTGACGGCGGAACAGCGGGAGCCGTTGCTGTCAGAGTAA
- a CDS encoding symmetrical bis(5'-nucleosyl)-tetraphosphatase, with the protein MAIYAIGDLQGCYDPFMRLLDKLRFDPFRDTLWICGDLVNRGKQSLETLRFVRSLRDAAICVLGNHDISLIAAFYGLRKPHRSMQTLVEAPDYADLIQWLRQQPIFYVDQTLGYAMSHAGIPPVWDLATAQACAREVEQELRSPTVATWLPQVYGDQPDDWSPNLSGHDRHRYILNAFTRMRYCRPDGSLEFQAKGRPPAQEGHAIPATELIPWFQYPNRYDLNLTTIFGHWSTLGYYQANQVIALDTGCVWGGQLSAFRIDSNNNQLICIECDDYGREERNKPSG; encoded by the coding sequence ATGGCGATTTACGCAATTGGCGACCTGCAAGGCTGTTACGACCCCTTCATGCGCCTGCTGGACAAGCTGCGCTTCGACCCCTTCCGCGACACCCTGTGGATCTGCGGCGATCTGGTCAACCGTGGCAAGCAATCGCTGGAAACCTTGCGTTTTGTACGCTCCCTGCGCGATGCCGCCATCTGTGTGCTAGGCAACCACGACATCAGCCTGATTGCCGCCTTTTACGGCTTGCGCAAACCACACAGAAGTATGCAAACGCTGGTGGAAGCCCCCGATTACGCCGACCTGATCCAGTGGCTGCGCCAACAGCCCATCTTTTACGTCGACCAGACGCTGGGCTATGCCATGAGCCATGCCGGCATTCCACCCGTGTGGGATTTGGCCACCGCACAAGCCTGTGCACGGGAAGTCGAGCAGGAACTCCGCAGCCCCACTGTCGCCACCTGGCTGCCCCAGGTTTACGGCGACCAGCCAGATGACTGGAGCCCAAACCTGTCTGGCCATGACCGCCACCGCTACATCCTCAACGCCTTTACCCGTATGCGCTACTGCCGCCCGGATGGCAGCCTGGAATTCCAGGCCAAGGGCAGGCCACCTGCCCAAGAAGGCCATGCCATACCCGCCACGGAACTTATTCCCTGGTTCCAGTATCCAAACCGATACGACTTAAATTTGACCACAATCTTTGGACATTGGTCTACATTGGGTTATTATCAGGCAAATCAAGTCATTGCGCTGGATACTGGCTGTGTATGGGGTGGCCAGTTAAGCGCCTTCAGAATCGATAGCAATAACAACCAACTTATCTGTATTGAATGTGACGACTATGGGCGAGAAGAAAGAAACAAGCCTTCCGGGTAA
- a CDS encoding primosomal protein N' — MNQNHLVAQIAIPRPLPSLLTYSLPDGQTLAPGIRTVVPLGKQQVVGMVIKTETWEEPTDNAFALKPITATLDQLPLPDTHLLELLQWATRYYHHPPGEVIFNALPVALRKPKPLSSRMQKLLLPAAQKPTAIAVPESVFPLTNEQEQCLLSIQQWNQHKKPYPVLLHGITGSGKTEIYLRLIAPLVTAGQQALVIVPEIGLTPQLLLRFRQFFGTLPLVCLHSGLSDGERLQAWLQARSGQARIIIGTRSAIFTPAPQLGLIVIDEEHDTSLKQQEGFRYHGRDLAIKRAQMLGIPIILGSATPALETLYNAQAGRFHYIRLNQRPGATLTPELQIQDTRPFELQAGLTPASLQAIRQTLARGEQAMVFLNRRGFAPALFCPACGWQASCKHCSVNMTWHARRNKLVCHHCGAEQATPAQCPTCHNPKLTTQGQGTERLELSLQSTFPEFQVVRIDRDTTSRKGELEDKLATVRGNEPLILVGTQMLAKGHDFPNLTLVVILDIDHSLLSTDYRALERLGQLLVQVAGRAGRAQKPGKVILQTSQPDNPLLHQLIGHGYTPFARQLLEDRKRWHFPPFGHQALIRASSTASMEKALQFLERVSQLLTGTDVSGVQRLGPIPAPVEKRANRYRAQLLLTSRQRARLHTALQHLLHAEGNIPGRSSVRWSVDVDPIDFS, encoded by the coding sequence ATGAACCAAAACCACCTTGTTGCACAAATTGCTATCCCGCGCCCACTGCCCTCCCTGCTCACGTATTCGCTCCCAGACGGGCAAACCCTGGCTCCCGGCATCCGCACAGTTGTGCCACTGGGAAAGCAACAGGTCGTTGGCATGGTCATCAAGACAGAAACATGGGAGGAACCAACCGACAACGCTTTCGCACTTAAGCCCATCACCGCCACCCTTGACCAGCTCCCCTTACCCGACACACACTTGCTGGAATTGCTGCAATGGGCTACCCGTTATTACCATCACCCGCCAGGCGAAGTGATCTTCAACGCCCTGCCAGTTGCCTTGCGCAAGCCCAAGCCGCTGTCCAGCCGGATGCAGAAACTCCTGCTCCCCGCCGCACAAAAGCCGACAGCCATCGCCGTGCCGGAAAGCGTTTTCCCCCTCACCAATGAACAAGAACAGTGCCTGCTCAGCATCCAGCAATGGAACCAACACAAAAAGCCGTACCCCGTTCTGTTACACGGCATCACCGGTAGCGGCAAGACCGAAATCTACCTGCGCCTGATCGCGCCCCTGGTCACCGCCGGCCAGCAAGCGCTGGTAATCGTGCCGGAAATCGGCCTGACCCCACAGCTGCTGCTACGCTTCCGGCAATTTTTCGGTACGCTGCCACTGGTTTGCCTGCATTCCGGCCTCAGTGACGGCGAGCGCCTGCAAGCCTGGCTGCAAGCGCGCAGCGGGCAAGCACGCATCATCATCGGCACACGCTCAGCCATTTTCACCCCAGCGCCCCAACTCGGCCTGATCGTGATTGATGAGGAACACGACACCTCCCTCAAACAACAGGAAGGCTTCCGCTATCATGGCCGCGACCTCGCCATCAAGCGGGCGCAAATGCTCGGCATCCCCATCATTCTCGGTAGTGCCACCCCCGCGCTGGAAACGCTTTACAATGCCCAGGCGGGGCGCTTCCATTACATCCGCCTCAACCAACGCCCCGGAGCCACGCTCACACCGGAACTGCAAATCCAGGACACGCGCCCGTTTGAACTACAGGCTGGGCTGACGCCAGCCAGCTTGCAGGCCATCCGCCAAACCCTGGCACGCGGTGAGCAAGCCATGGTGTTCCTCAACCGGCGCGGTTTCGCCCCCGCGCTGTTCTGCCCCGCCTGCGGCTGGCAGGCCAGTTGCAAACATTGCAGCGTCAACATGACCTGGCACGCCCGCCGCAACAAGCTGGTTTGTCACCATTGTGGCGCGGAACAAGCCACCCCGGCGCAATGCCCGACCTGCCACAACCCCAAGCTCACCACCCAGGGGCAAGGCACCGAACGGCTGGAACTGAGCCTGCAAAGCACGTTCCCGGAATTCCAAGTGGTACGCATCGACCGCGACACCACCAGCCGCAAGGGCGAACTCGAAGACAAGCTCGCCACCGTGCGCGGCAATGAACCGCTGATCCTGGTGGGAACCCAGATGCTGGCCAAGGGGCATGATTTCCCCAACCTGACCCTGGTGGTGATCCTCGACATCGACCATTCGTTGCTCAGCACTGACTACCGGGCGCTGGAACGCCTCGGCCAGTTACTGGTACAAGTCGCCGGGCGGGCCGGGCGGGCGCAAAAACCGGGCAAGGTCATCCTACAAACCAGCCAGCCGGACAACCCCCTGTTGCACCAACTGATCGGCCACGGTTACACGCCTTTCGCCCGGCAACTGCTGGAAGACCGTAAACGCTGGCATTTTCCGCCGTTCGGCCATCAAGCATTGATCCGCGCCAGCAGCACTGCCAGCATGGAAAAAGCCTTGCAATTCTTGGAACGGGTCAGCCAGTTGCTGACTGGTACTGACGTTTCAGGTGTGCAACGGCTAGGGCCAATACCTGCTCCGGTCGAGAAACGCGCCAACCGCTATCGCGCCCAGTTACTGCTCACCAGCCGCCAGCGGGCGCGGCTACATACGGCCTTGCAGCACCTGCTACACGCAGAAGGCAATATTCCGGGCCGTTCCAGTGTGCGCTGGTCTGTAGACGTTGACCCCATTGATTTTAGCTAG
- a CDS encoding methyl-accepting chemotaxis protein, which yields MSPLIYQIVVAVLLLTVLVLVGLLFRMKRAASTRMAGNARQQQQAVLRLLDEMSSLADGDLTMRATVTEDVTGAIADAVNYAVDALRTLVVRMDLTSNRLTGFAQDADTRVSSLAGSSSRQADEIAVATTAIATMTKSIQRVSRNASSSAEVARKSLEISQAGAHTVRAAIADMVAIREKIQATSKRLKRLGESSQEVGDIVRLMNDIAEQTNILALNASIQSGSSQVAAGSSSQGGFRRLADEMQQLAQQAGEASRKIDVLIRTMQADTSEVMASMEETTAKVVDGARNAESAGAALDEVEDVSVGLARLIGNISDAAGKQAGMAEKVGSTMHAIQEITQQTARYSEETRALVADLNATAADLRGAIADFNLAEEKQ from the coding sequence ATGAGTCCGCTCATCTACCAAATCGTGGTTGCGGTGTTGCTGCTGACAGTATTGGTGCTGGTGGGGCTGTTGTTCCGCATGAAACGCGCAGCCAGTACCCGCATGGCGGGGAATGCCCGCCAGCAACAGCAGGCAGTATTGCGCCTGCTGGATGAAATGAGTTCACTGGCGGATGGTGACCTGACCATGCGCGCGACTGTCACCGAAGATGTCACCGGCGCGATTGCCGATGCTGTCAATTACGCGGTGGATGCGCTGCGCACCCTGGTGGTGCGGATGGATTTGACCTCCAACCGCCTGACCGGTTTTGCCCAGGATGCCGATACCAGGGTCAGTAGTCTGGCGGGTTCCTCCTCGCGTCAGGCCGATGAAATTGCGGTGGCTACAACAGCAATCGCGACCATGACCAAATCCATCCAGCGGGTGTCGCGCAATGCCTCCAGTTCGGCGGAAGTGGCGCGCAAGTCGCTGGAAATTTCGCAGGCGGGGGCGCATACGGTGCGAGCTGCGATTGCCGATATGGTGGCTATCCGCGAAAAAATCCAGGCCACTTCCAAGCGCCTGAAGCGCCTGGGGGAAAGTTCGCAGGAAGTGGGTGACATTGTGCGTTTGATGAACGACATCGCGGAACAGACCAACATCCTGGCGCTGAATGCATCCATCCAGAGCGGCTCCAGCCAGGTGGCTGCGGGCAGCAGCAGCCAGGGTGGTTTCCGGCGTTTGGCGGACGAGATGCAGCAACTTGCCCAGCAGGCAGGGGAGGCATCACGCAAGATTGATGTGCTGATCCGCACCATGCAGGCGGATACCAGCGAGGTCATGGCTTCCATGGAAGAAACCACGGCCAAGGTGGTCGATGGTGCCCGCAATGCCGAATCTGCGGGTGCTGCGCTGGATGAAGTGGAAGATGTAAGCGTCGGGTTGGCGCGCCTGATCGGCAATATTTCTGATGCTGCCGGTAAACAGGCGGGGATGGCGGAAAAGGTGGGTTCCACCATGCACGCCATCCAGGAAATTACCCAACAGACCGCCCGTTACAGTGAGGAAACCAGGGCGTTGGTCGCTGACCTGAACGCAACGGCTGCCGATTTGCGCGGTGCAATCGCGGACTTCAATCTGGCCGAAGAAAAACAATAA
- a CDS encoding chemotaxis protein CheW: protein MASPYELLAGLALLREKKRRAHQDSHLELQEWSGFQVQVGKFTCLIPSGQVEEVVTPASIASVRGVPAWVSGVIYCRAQLVTLVDMAALLLGKGATALPGRAFVVRGSEEWFGLQAGQFEGVRHIWSDTPACDPPQDTSGDWVRYIRQWLLLDGQPVAVLDAGKLVSALEVGEIRP from the coding sequence ATGGCAAGCCCTTATGAGTTATTGGCTGGCCTTGCGCTGTTACGGGAAAAGAAACGCCGTGCCCACCAGGACAGCCATCTGGAATTGCAGGAATGGTCAGGCTTCCAGGTGCAGGTGGGGAAGTTTACCTGCCTGATTCCCAGTGGGCAGGTGGAGGAGGTGGTGACACCGGCTTCCATCGCCAGTGTTCGGGGCGTGCCAGCTTGGGTCAGTGGCGTCATCTACTGCCGAGCCCAACTGGTGACACTGGTCGATATGGCTGCGCTGCTACTGGGGAAGGGGGCAACGGCCCTGCCGGGGCGGGCATTTGTGGTACGCGGCAGCGAAGAATGGTTCGGCTTGCAGGCTGGCCAGTTTGAAGGGGTTCGGCATATCTGGTCGGATACACCTGCCTGTGACCCGCCGCAAGATACGTCTGGTGACTGGGTGCGTTACATCCGCCAGTGGTTGCTGCTGGATGGCCAACCGGTAGCCGTGCTGGATGCTGGCAAACTGGTGAGCGCGCTGGAAGTCGGGGAGATCCGGCCATGA
- a CDS encoding response regulator: MGEEIFEIFTEEVTDICQNLTILHPQWDKARENRNLLIEIRRAFHTLKGSGRMAGAFALGDFAWVHEDLLNHVLSGGIPATDRVSRQIGKAVAELRAQLPLFLQAQQKTDQVSALIAEAEAVIADAGEEITDFAEMAGSDDPEVLDFSLAPLPDEPVTPAAPTADRVEIAMPDFAVVALSDENSADFEPAVAPVVPAEDEEVFDFLSPVAEEPAVLPAIEPDFTLEPEPEPEPEPEPEPEPEPEPEPEPEPEPEPEPEPEPEPEPEPEPEPEPEPEDDTESRLIWQLFWEEAPEQLQSLDLNLQNLRDRPYDMEVIRELEREFHTLKGGARMAQLTVMADVSHEAENLLCGLAGAGQEVSFADIEQLQQAVDQLHNLADGYRQQTAPPSPKPVPAADLPILEEVEWPPLDDTEESSAPGVEAEGPVPVAEAWARQRSGQTESGSMLEQLLLEQAENLPDITVLDSAVRPSAAGEAAEPASPASVGSHETIRLSALFVDGLIDRVVELNVQQVQMSEHLSSMGMDVEELVRTVARLRQQVRALELESEAQIHDGRSKRLQSRAARDGFDPLEMDQYAEVQRISRSLAESLNDLVNLEADLAGQVRKGEQLLQGDMRTTRKLQQELLNTRLVAVTMLVPRLRRLTRQVAGELGKQVTLEVQGEECELDRNLLQHMTAPLEHLIRNAISHGIEMPEQREQQGKPRTGNITLSVSRDDSEIVIRFRDDGCGLNRQRLLEKAVAMGIADAGQELPDEELHRLILRPGFSTAPTVSQIAGRGIGMDVVYSELKALGGSLQIESHPNEGVEFVMRLPFTLVVNPVLLVEAQAQVFALPINGVQGLARLSGQQVQAALQAKDATLEFAGEQYRLRHLADWLGTPHGDQPWAVDERFPTVFVQMQGQAVAWVIDRIRGRREVVLQPLGGLFKDCRLYSAATVAPDGRVFLVPDMAELARLSTDEQITPPEETVVLEEPQEPSGPPRVLVVDDSITVRRVTEKFLSSREYQVFTAKDGMEALERMAEFQPDVVLLDIEMPRMDGFELLGHLRRDPQWARLPVIMISSRTAQKHREHAGALGATGFLGKPYQNEVLLDAIGDVLASGHEPDNSHAWEDVTA, encoded by the coding sequence TTGGGGGAGGAAATCTTCGAGATTTTCACAGAAGAAGTGACCGACATTTGCCAGAATCTGACAATTCTTCACCCGCAGTGGGATAAGGCGCGGGAAAACCGTAACTTGCTGATTGAAATCCGGCGTGCTTTCCACACCCTCAAAGGTAGCGGTCGGATGGCAGGCGCATTTGCGCTAGGCGATTTTGCCTGGGTGCACGAGGATTTGCTGAATCATGTGCTGTCGGGGGGGATACCCGCCACTGACAGGGTATCACGGCAGATTGGCAAGGCTGTCGCTGAACTCCGGGCGCAGTTACCTTTATTCCTGCAGGCCCAGCAGAAAACCGATCAGGTTAGCGCCTTGATCGCGGAGGCCGAGGCGGTCATCGCTGATGCTGGAGAGGAAATCACCGATTTTGCAGAGATGGCCGGGTCGGATGATCCGGAAGTGCTGGATTTCTCTTTGGCTCCACTGCCCGATGAGCCGGTTACGCCTGCTGCCCCGACGGCTGACCGGGTGGAAATAGCAATGCCGGATTTCGCGGTTGTTGCTTTGTCTGACGAAAACTCAGCGGATTTTGAGCCTGCTGTTGCACCGGTAGTGCCCGCCGAGGATGAGGAAGTATTTGATTTTCTCTCGCCAGTCGCTGAGGAACCGGCAGTCTTGCCAGCCATTGAGCCGGATTTCACCCTGGAGCCGGAGCCGGAGCCGGAGCCGGAGCCGGAGCCGGAGCCGGAGCCGGAGCCGGAGCCGGAGCCGGAGCCGGAGCCGGAGCCGGAGCCGGAGCCAGAGCCAGAGCCAGAGCCAGAGCCAGAGCCAGAGCCAGAGCCAGAGCCAGAGCCAGAGGATGACACGGAATCACGCCTCATCTGGCAATTGTTCTGGGAGGAAGCGCCTGAACAGCTCCAGTCCCTCGACCTGAACTTGCAAAATCTGCGTGACAGACCGTATGACATGGAGGTGATCCGCGAGCTGGAGCGCGAATTCCACACCCTCAAAGGTGGGGCACGCATGGCGCAACTGACCGTTATGGCGGATGTCAGCCATGAAGCGGAAAACCTGTTGTGTGGGTTGGCTGGTGCGGGGCAGGAGGTCAGTTTTGCAGATATTGAGCAATTGCAGCAAGCAGTTGACCAGTTACACAACCTTGCAGATGGTTACCGGCAGCAAACCGCACCGCCATCACCAAAACCAGTACCCGCTGCCGACCTGCCGATTCTTGAGGAGGTTGAATGGCCACCGCTGGATGATACCGAAGAAAGTAGTGCACCTGGCGTGGAGGCTGAAGGGCCTGTTCCGGTGGCAGAGGCGTGGGCACGCCAGCGGTCAGGCCAGACCGAATCCGGCAGCATGTTGGAACAATTATTGTTGGAACAGGCGGAAAACTTGCCGGATATCACGGTTCTCGACAGTGCCGTCCGCCCATCTGCTGCTGGTGAAGCAGCCGAACCTGCCAGCCCAGCCAGTGTGGGCAGCCACGAAACTATCCGCCTGTCAGCGCTGTTTGTGGATGGCCTGATTGACCGGGTGGTCGAACTCAATGTGCAACAGGTGCAAATGTCCGAACACCTCAGCAGCATGGGTATGGATGTGGAGGAACTGGTGCGCACAGTAGCCCGTTTGCGCCAGCAAGTCCGTGCACTGGAGCTGGAAAGTGAAGCGCAGATTCACGACGGGCGCAGCAAACGTTTGCAGAGCCGCGCAGCCAGGGATGGTTTCGACCCGCTGGAAATGGATCAGTACGCCGAAGTCCAGCGTATTTCCCGCTCATTGGCGGAAAGCCTGAACGATCTGGTGAACCTGGAAGCGGATCTGGCCGGGCAGGTACGCAAGGGCGAGCAATTGCTGCAAGGGGACATGCGCACCACCCGCAAGTTGCAACAGGAATTGCTCAATACCCGACTCGTGGCTGTGACCATGTTGGTGCCGCGCTTGCGCCGCCTCACCCGGCAGGTGGCAGGTGAATTGGGCAAGCAAGTAACACTGGAGGTACAGGGTGAAGAATGCGAGCTAGACCGCAATCTGCTACAGCACATGACAGCCCCACTGGAGCACCTGATCCGCAATGCCATTTCCCACGGCATCGAAATGCCGGAACAACGCGAGCAGCAGGGCAAGCCGCGCACCGGCAACATTACCCTGAGCGTAAGCCGCGATGATTCCGAAATTGTGATCCGCTTCCGCGATGACGGCTGCGGTCTTAACCGGCAGCGCCTGCTGGAAAAGGCTGTCGCCATGGGCATTGCCGATGCTGGTCAGGAGCTGCCGGATGAGGAGTTGCACCGGTTGATCCTGCGTCCTGGTTTTTCCACTGCGCCAACGGTCAGCCAGATTGCCGGGCGCGGTATCGGCATGGATGTGGTGTATTCGGAACTGAAAGCCTTGGGCGGCAGCCTGCAAATCGAGTCCCACCCCAATGAGGGGGTAGAGTTTGTTATGCGCCTGCCATTTACGCTGGTGGTAAACCCGGTGTTGCTGGTGGAAGCACAAGCACAGGTGTTCGCCTTGCCCATCAATGGCGTGCAGGGTCTGGCGCGCCTGTCAGGCCAGCAGGTTCAGGCGGCGTTGCAGGCGAAAGATGCCACGTTGGAGTTTGCTGGCGAACAATATCGGTTGCGCCATCTGGCCGACTGGCTGGGGACGCCGCACGGGGATCAGCCCTGGGCAGTGGATGAGCGCTTCCCGACAGTGTTTGTGCAAATGCAGGGGCAGGCGGTGGCTTGGGTGATCGACCGCATCCGTGGGCGACGCGAGGTGGTGTTGCAGCCGTTGGGTGGCCTGTTCAAGGACTGCCGCCTGTATTCGGCGGCCACGGTTGCGCCGGATGGTAGAGTCTTCTTAGTACCGGATATGGCGGAACTGGCGCGCCTGAGCACTGACGAGCAAATCACCCCACCGGAGGAGACGGTTGTGCTGGAAGAGCCGCAGGAGCCATCAGGGCCTCCCCGGGTTTTGGTGGTGGATGATTCCATTACCGTGCGGCGGGTGACGGAAAAATTCCTCAGTAGCCGCGAATATCAGGTCTTTACGGCCAAAGATGGCATGGAGGCGCTGGAGAGGATGGCTGAATTCCAGCCAGATGTGGTGTTGCTGGATATTGAAATGCCGCGCATGGATGGGTTTGAACTGCTGGGGCATTTGCGGCGCGACCCGCAGTGGGCGCGTTTGCCGGTGATCATGATCAGTTCCCGTACTGCGCAGAAGCACCGCGAACATGCGGGCGCGCTGGGGGCTACCGGTTTCCTCGGCAAACCTTACCAGAACGAGGTGCTGCTGGATGCAATCGGGGATGTGCTGGCAAGCGGCCATGAGCCTGACAATTCACATGCCTGGGAGGATGTTACTGCATGA